A region of the Arachis hypogaea cultivar Tifrunner chromosome 15, arahy.Tifrunner.gnm2.J5K5, whole genome shotgun sequence genome:
AAATTCATTAACAAGTCACCCTCATTCAATGCCTAGAAATATCATATATAATATAAGAAATTGGGATAACTAAGCAATAAATAAGGATCAACCATAGACCATAACTTAATTGCTAAGAAAGGCAGTAATATTTGTGGTACCACTGTATATGCTTACCTCCTCGCACTCGTATTTTAGCTTCGGATCAATAACTAAAATACAGCAACTAATTTCTTAGTGAACTCAATCACTCGTTAAATTGAGCAGGGAAAAATTAAAACCACTAATCAAAACTCCTTTTTCATATCTTAATTACACTTTATTATGcatttttaataaatagtttaGAAAGAACTAAAGTTAATCCAAACACAAATATTACAATATTAAACTAAGAAAGAAGTCCGATGCAGTTAGATTTCCTGAAACATGCAAAAATGAATTTCATGCACAGCAAGTGATAGTTACCAATTTATCAAAGAAAAGTTTGCGAGCCATTTTGCAATAGAAAGTAACCACTCACCTGAACAACAGCTTTCTCAATCAAATTGCTCCTCGacactttcaaaaatttctttcgaACCCTAAAAGTTTCTTCCGAATCAAAATTGGCACTAGATCTGAGAAGACATTGGCACTACCTCAATTGCAAATCACATAAAGCATAAGCTACTAAAGACattgggggagagagagaaagagagagagagagagagaggagggggtaAGGTTGCGAAAACAACCTCGCCGGCTTTGCAAGCAGTGTCGACCAGATCGTGGAGCTGCACAGAAACAAAAACCACAAAAATCagcaacaaaaataattttgaaaccaTAACCCGAGCAAAAACGAAGAAATCAGTAACTGGCGGAGAGGGAGAGGTACCTAGAGAACTTGAGAGGGAGCTGCAGAGAAACAAATCAGTCACTGGCAGAGAGGGAGATGTACCTAGAGAAATCGTAACCGGCGGAGAAAGGAGAAGCCCGAGAGGGAAGAACGGCATTGTAGGAGCACGGAGGAGACgaaggagagagaagggagatCGAGAGCGCCGTGTGTTTCGTTTAATGAGGTTAGGGTTGCAATTCATTTGTTTTATATACGTGTAAAAACGGCGGTACAAAACCGCCATAATCACTAGAACCGCCACCAAACACAAAGTTAATTATGACAGCAACCAAAAATGCCATAATAACCGGGTATTACGGCGGTTCTTTAAAACCGCCGTAATATCAATGccattttaaactcttttttttgtaGTGGGAAATTGGTATAAGGAGGCGAATACATAACAGACCAATTAGTTCTGCCAAGGGTTGTTGTTTATGGTATCTTTATAGGCACTCGGCGCCGTATCGGAAGGTGTCACATCGGTTGTGTCCCGTGACCCCTTCACTCCCACTTACACGCGACTTCTTTAGCAAGCATGtctctttgttttctctttttttgttttttagtgcgaatacttttaaataataacttaataTCATGTATGTATATGTAAAAATGAACAATGTAAAAGGTGATGACTACTTACCAAAAAAggttataaattaatatttaattaacaaaatatataaataaataatatttaaaaaattaaaatgtactACAAAATGTAAGTTAGACAACGATACCTAAGCCGCTGTAAAAAAATTATGGAGAAATGGTAGCCAATCCTTACTCAGTGAaagtttttctctttttatttatttcgaaTTTGTGATTTAGCCTTTTCaggtcctttttttttatttgttcgtTTTAGTTTCCtggttttagttatttttgtattGTTATATCTAATTAGTATAGGTATGAACAGGCACAGACCTACCTGTTCATTTGCCCCTTTTAAATTTGAGTTTTTAGAAaaaaagtgtatatatatatatatatttgctgtGATGTGTATTTGCtcctatattaaaaaaattatttatgcattaaaattttttatatcattGAATATTGACATACCAATAAAAattattgtattatataaatttaatttattagtattcaCAAAATCAAATTTACTCATAATAaacacaaataaacaaataataataataataataataataataataataataataataataataatatttaccacTCTAGCAAATCAATTAATTAAGTAAAGCTAAGTTAACTtctcaaatataaaatattttttaagtgtttAATAGTTTTTCTAAAATTGATATcatttattgaattttattattttatgtttaggCTAACATACAATGATTACTTTCGTTGAAAAAATTTCTACCATAAATTTTATAGAATGTCAATtctgtaattaaataaaaaaaattgaatgattaATTTACAAAAAGGGACATTTCATTATTTAGACCAAATGTAAAAAAATTGtgattgtttgatttaaattttttcttttttactattatatttttttgtctttttaactATTATGGATTTAAACAAAAGGTAGTTtggttgttttttgtttttatagttGGGATTTGgttattttcagatttatatACGTGAAATACGTTAGATGATATAAATCGCTGTCAACTATTTTAGACCTGAAGAAATTATATGacaaaccaaaaaaaagaaaataccatTAAAAACATAGCATTCATTATACAATAAACCACAAAACATTCATCATACACAAAAGAGAAAAACGGCAAGTGTACTTTTGCCACAGAAAATTGCTATTTATATTAATTGAtttaatccctaaaccctaaactctaaacaacAAAACATTAAACTGATATACGAACCCAACTCAAGGGAGGTTGACAAATAAATCAACTCGTAGTCAGCACGAGAGTGAATGTAAGGGATATGAGCAACACCTCTAAAACCGTGGATGGAGTTCCACTCTGCTGCCCTTCGGCGATAGTCATACAAAAGACCCATGTGGCCCCGGGTTGAGAAACTCGTCGAGTCACACACCAAATGTTGTTCTTCTATTTTAGGCATTTGGACTTCAGATGGCGATAAAATTGTCAGAACCCCAAAGCACCTTGCTTCACACACGGTGAGTAAACTAGCTGCATCAAGCGCGTGAAATAGTTCGATCCCATTCTTTTTTGCCTCCTTGACGTCTCTAGAAGGAGAAACATCATTGACAGTGCGTACTTGGCAGCTTCATGGACCTTGCTTGCGGCATTCTGCAGCATTTCCAACCCAACGATGTGGTTACGTCGCATGTAGAGCTCCCGTAGCGCCTCCCGAAACAGAAGCTCCCGGTAGCCACTCTCCATGCATCGGTCAAAGAATCTTATTGCGTCCGAGTCGCGGTACAACCACCACCTCATGGCATGCGGAGCTGGTATAGAAACACTGGTGTGCACAATATCTTCATCTGCTATCTCGCGCGCAGCGTTACATGTCATTCTAAGACTGCACAGGTCTTGAATGGAGTTTGACGCGACTTTAATGGTTATGGCAACCCAAATGTCGTAGGGAAGGTAGAGGGTCTTTGAGAAACGCTCCATTATCACTTTTTGTTGGACAACATCTTGGAAGGAAATATGTATATACTGCTCTGGATGTGGAGTGTAGCAATAAGTGTGCCATTATATAAGTCCATTGCGCCCTTTCGAATCTTGTTCCTTCGGCCTAAACCTTCGCATCTTATCCTTCTGGATTTTCCTTTTCGCTTTTTTTCGAAACATATATTTCTTAATTGTTTTCGATCACAGAAGAAGAAAAACCGAAAAGTCAAGAAGAAACCCTAAACTGGTGCAACTACATTTCTTGGTAATTTTAGTGTTTATTAAGAtttagaaagagagagaaaaagaagcaGATACTTTTGTTACAAAGTTTTACACGAAAGAGAAAAAAAGCAAATGTACTTTTGCcacagaaatataaaatataaaatataatatatatatatatatatatatatatatatatatatatataatattataattaaactgTGAAGATAAATAACTTTATTAAttaagaattttttaaatttatatttattagttaGTACGGATTTACTtgatacttaaataaattaatttttaaaatattttaattagtaatcatatatatacataatcagTATTGGAAAGTGCGACATGAGTACATGACACCTAAAGATAAAGGCCATAACCACATGTAATTTTAATTTGCGAATAAGACTAGTCTCCAACCATTCACACAATGTAAATAAAGAATAACAAAAGGAAGCATTATAATAACTTGGAAGCCAATAGCGACAAAGTTCCTTAATCCATACATCCATTATCAGCATCTGGACTTAGGTATGCTTCTTTGATTTCTTACTCCATGCCTCTGCCTTGCTCAACAGATGCTCTTTAAGTTTGTTAAATGGTGTACTGGTTAGATTCACCACAGTTATTGTTCTGATCTCGTTCTCCTGTAACTGTAAAACGAATGACAATTGCATTTAATATGTCCGGATACTGTAATAGTGGTaatgtcatttttttatttacgCATACTCACAATCCCGTCCATGATTAGGTCGAAATTGTCCCTCATGTTGATCCACCCTATGACGCAGTTTTCGAAGTTTATGCTGCATGTTGATCCGATGAATAGATTATTACTGTGATTACTAAGGAGAACTCATGAAAGGCTTAAATGACATGCATGCATATTTTATTGGGTTGCGTACCTCTGTCCATAATTTAGTATCCCGACGGGGCTTCGTACTAGGAATTCTCCGAAGTTGCTTGGTGGATTCATTAACTCCTTGTTGTAGACTGCTTACGTCATGTGGGATAAGACCTTTGCCTACACGGAGGAGACAAAATAAGTCAGTTCGCAGATATGCACGTTGTGTTGCATGTTATGCCAAAGTGTTGATGAGGCTAGAAATTATGGGGTTCCGTTTTCCGGATATGGTCTTCCCAGTGTGGCATGTCGAACTGATTAGGCAATGAATCAAGATTGTAAATTGTCTGATCTTTGAATGACACGAGCATCAGAAACCAGTGGCCCAACGTGTCTAACATGGGGATATATATCTGTAAAAAATGAATAGTTATTTTTTAGTCATGTAAGACACTTGTACATGGTTAGTATGCAATTAAATAAGTTCCTCCGTTAACAGACAAGTTCGAAGATTTTGGAAGGCCTCATCTGTTGTTTTATGTATTGATTGAGCATTAGTTCTATCGGCTTCCCGTTCAAAATATCCTCCTAAACGACAACGTTGACGAATAAAGCCAGTTTTCATTTTCGAGTGGGGACGACTGAGAACAAACGTTAATGGCATTACTGATACATTTCGAGGACCAATA
Encoded here:
- the LOC112748233 gene encoding uncharacterized protein, with translation MERFSKTLYLPYDIWVAITIKVASNSIQDLCSLRMTCNAAREIADEDIVHTSVSIPAPHAMRWWLYRDSDAIRFFDRCMESGYRELLFREALRELYMRRNHIVGLEMLQNAASKVHEAAKYALSMMFLLLETSRRQKRMGSNYFTRLMQLVYSPCVKQGALGF